A genomic window from Thiomonas arsenitoxydans includes:
- the trmL gene encoding tRNA (uridine(34)/cytosine(34)/5-carboxymethylaminomethyluridine(34)-2'-O)-methyltransferase TrmL, with amino-acid sequence MFHIVLVEPEIPPNTGNVIRLCANTGCTLHLVEPLGFSLDDKQLRRAGLDYHEYATLQTHSSWDALMQTLQPRPERLFAFTTRGSRLIGSVRFEPGDCFVFGAETRGLSDAVREQFAPTQRLRLPMREGQRSLNLSNSVAVAVFEAWRQNGYAGGI; translated from the coding sequence GTCGAGCCCGAAATTCCGCCCAACACTGGCAACGTCATCCGCCTGTGCGCCAATACCGGCTGCACCCTGCACCTGGTTGAACCGCTGGGTTTTTCGCTGGATGACAAACAGCTCCGCCGCGCCGGGCTCGACTATCACGAATACGCCACGCTGCAAACGCACAGCAGTTGGGACGCGTTGATGCAAACGCTGCAGCCGCGCCCCGAGCGCCTGTTCGCTTTCACTACGCGCGGCAGTCGGTTGATCGGCTCCGTGCGCTTCGAGCCGGGCGATTGTTTTGTCTTCGGCGCCGAAACCCGCGGCCTGTCCGATGCGGTGCGCGAGCAATTCGCCCCGACGCAACGGCTGCGACTGCCCATGCGCGAAGGCCAGCGCAGTCTCAATCTGTCGAACTCGGTCGCTGTCGCCGTGTTCGAAGCCTGGCGACAGAACGGCTACGCCGGTGGAATTTAA
- a CDS encoding enoyl-CoA hydratase, whose amino-acid sequence MSQVLVELRSGVLHIVFNRPEKKNALTLAMYEAANEAFERAATDADVKAVLIAGEGGSFTAGNDLQDFLSAPPQGEEAPVLQFLRHLAGLDKPLVVAAQGFAVGVGTTLLMHCDLVYAADDAQFVLPFVHLGLCPEAASSLLLPQIAGYQRAAEKLLLGEPFDAAEALSMGLVNRVLPIENLREFAVAQAEKFSRLPAPSVRATKRLLKGLGDQGPQAVLARMRSEEAVFQALLGAPAAREAMMAFLQKRKPDFSSIT is encoded by the coding sequence ATGAGTCAGGTGCTGGTGGAATTGCGCAGCGGGGTGCTGCACATCGTGTTCAATCGCCCCGAAAAAAAGAATGCGCTGACCCTGGCGATGTACGAGGCGGCCAACGAGGCCTTCGAACGCGCCGCGACCGACGCGGATGTCAAGGCGGTGCTGATCGCAGGCGAAGGTGGCAGCTTCACCGCGGGCAACGATCTGCAGGACTTTCTCTCCGCACCGCCGCAGGGTGAGGAGGCGCCGGTGCTGCAGTTTTTGCGCCATCTCGCCGGGTTGGACAAACCGCTGGTCGTAGCCGCCCAAGGCTTTGCCGTCGGCGTGGGCACGACGCTGCTGATGCATTGCGATCTGGTCTATGCCGCCGATGACGCGCAGTTCGTGCTGCCCTTCGTGCATTTGGGTCTGTGCCCCGAGGCGGCGTCCAGCCTGCTGCTGCCGCAGATCGCCGGTTACCAGCGCGCGGCGGAAAAGCTCTTGCTGGGCGAACCGTTCGATGCTGCCGAGGCCTTGAGCATGGGCCTGGTCAACCGCGTGCTGCCTATCGAAAATCTGCGTGAATTTGCCGTGGCGCAGGCCGAAAAATTCTCTCGTCTGCCTGCGCCCTCGGTGCGGGCGACCAAGCGCCTGCTCAAAGGCCTGGGCGATCAGGGGCCGCAGGCCGTGCTGGCGCGTATGCGCTCGGAGGAGGCGGTGTTTCAGGCGCTACTCGGCGCACCGGCCGCGCGTGAGGCGATGATGGCGTTTTTGCAAAAGCGCAAGCCCGACTTCTCGTCCATCACCTGA
- a CDS encoding acetyl-CoA C-acyltransferase, whose amino-acid sequence MSKQVQDAYIVAATRTPVGKAPRGLLKNYRSDDLLVHVMRAALAQVPNLDPKLIEDAIIGCAMPEGDQGMNVARIGALLSGLPDTVGGVTVNRFCASGITAIQMAADRIRVGEADVMIAGGTESMSRVPMGGFHPSFNPAIFANNEHVGIAYGMGMTAEKVAQQWKVSREEQDAFALASHQKALAGIAAGEFNEEITPLDIVEKFPRLGTAEVDIKTRKMTVDEGPRADTTLEALARLKPVFAAKGSVTAGNSSQTSDGAGALILVSEKILKQFNLVPLARFVSFAVRGVPPEIMGIGPKFAIPAALEKAGLKLDDIGWIELNEAFAAQSLAVVKDLGINPEVLNPLGGAIAWGHPLGATGAVRAATAIYGMRRRKAKYSMVTMCIGTGQGAAGIFENV is encoded by the coding sequence ATGAGCAAACAAGTTCAAGACGCCTACATCGTTGCCGCCACCCGCACCCCGGTGGGCAAGGCCCCTCGCGGGCTGCTGAAAAACTATCGTTCCGACGACCTGCTGGTGCACGTCATGCGTGCGGCATTGGCGCAGGTTCCCAATCTCGATCCCAAGCTGATCGAAGACGCCATCATCGGCTGCGCCATGCCGGAGGGCGACCAGGGCATGAATGTGGCGCGCATCGGCGCGCTGCTGTCCGGCCTGCCCGATACGGTGGGCGGCGTGACCGTCAACCGCTTCTGCGCGTCGGGCATCACGGCCATTCAGATGGCTGCCGACCGCATCCGCGTGGGCGAGGCCGATGTGATGATCGCCGGGGGCACCGAGAGCATGAGCCGTGTGCCCATGGGCGGTTTTCATCCCAGCTTCAATCCGGCCATCTTTGCCAACAACGAGCATGTGGGCATCGCCTATGGCATGGGCATGACGGCCGAGAAGGTGGCGCAGCAGTGGAAGGTGAGCCGCGAGGAGCAGGATGCCTTCGCGCTGGCCTCGCATCAGAAGGCGCTGGCGGGCATTGCCGCAGGCGAGTTCAACGAAGAAATCACCCCGCTGGACATCGTCGAGAAGTTTCCCCGTCTGGGCACCGCCGAGGTGGACATCAAGACCCGCAAGATGACCGTGGACGAAGGCCCTCGTGCCGACACCACGCTGGAAGCGCTGGCCCGGCTCAAGCCGGTGTTCGCGGCCAAGGGCAGCGTGACCGCGGGCAACAGCTCGCAGACCTCGGACGGCGCGGGCGCGCTCATTCTGGTGAGCGAGAAGATACTCAAACAGTTCAACCTCGTGCCGCTGGCGCGCTTTGTGAGTTTCGCCGTGCGCGGCGTGCCGCCCGAGATCATGGGTATCGGCCCGAAATTCGCCATTCCTGCGGCGCTGGAAAAAGCCGGGCTCAAGCTCGACGACATCGGCTGGATCGAACTCAACGAAGCCTTCGCCGCGCAGTCGCTCGCCGTGGTGAAAGATCTGGGCATCAACCCCGAAGTGCTCAACCCGCTGGGCGGTGCCATCGCCTGGGGCCACCCGCTGGGCGCCACCGGCGCGGTTCGCGCGGCCACGGCGATCTACGGCATGCGTCGCCGTAAGGCCAAATACAGTATGGTGACCATGTGCATCGGCACGGGGCAGGGCGCTGCGGGCATTTTCGAAAACGTCTGA
- a CDS encoding 3-hydroxyacyl-CoA dehydrogenase/enoyl-CoA hydratase family protein: MTQTIHIRKVAVLGAGVMGAQIAAHCINARVPVVLFDLPAKEGSKNGIVTKAVANLKKLSPAPLGDAAEAGLITEANYETDLELLQGCDLVIEAIAERMDWKHDLYKKVTPHLGANTIFASNTSGLSITALSAGFDAELRRRFCGVHFFNPPRYMHLVELIPTADTDGAILDRLETFLTTTLGKGVVRAKDTPNFVANRVGVFSILAVIKEGEKFGLGFDVIDDLTGSKLGRAKSATFRTSDVVGLDTMAHVIKTMQDTLPADKDPFAALYATPPVLATLVANGALGQKSGAGFYKKVGRDILKFDPAKGDYVPGGGKADEIVVRMLKKPAAERFKLLRESSNPQAQFLWSIFRDVWHYVALHLADIADNARDLDFAIRWGFGWNEGPFESWQAAGWKQIADWISEDIAAGKTLCSAPLPAWVSQVDGVHKPEGSYSAAKNAYIGRSKLPVYARQPFKQAVLGENAPDPRTAGNTVFEDESIRLWTAPGADDVLVASFKTKMNTIGPGVISGLHKAVELAEGRYKGVVVWQPTSLSGGPFSAGADLQSMMPAFMAGGPKAIEPEEKKLQDLMLTLRYAQVPVVAAVSGIALGGGTELSVYCAKRVVHFESYMGLVEMGVGLIPGGGGLTYLARRAAEQAQGGDILHFLKTGFQAAAMATVGKSALESRNLGYLLPSDAIVMHAHELLHVAVGQARAMFDAGYRPPMPGQTFPVLGRNGIATIRAQLVNLRDGGFISAYDDEIATRIATVLCGGDVEEGAPADEATLMALERKHFCELLGQGKTQERIMGMLQTGKPVRN; encoded by the coding sequence ATGACACAGACGATACACATCCGCAAAGTCGCCGTTCTCGGCGCTGGTGTGATGGGCGCGCAGATCGCCGCCCATTGCATCAACGCCCGGGTGCCGGTGGTGCTGTTCGACCTGCCTGCCAAAGAAGGCAGCAAGAACGGTATCGTGACCAAGGCCGTGGCCAACCTCAAGAAACTCAGCCCGGCGCCGCTGGGCGACGCGGCCGAGGCCGGCCTGATCACCGAAGCCAACTACGAGACCGACCTCGAACTGCTGCAGGGCTGCGATCTGGTGATCGAGGCCATTGCCGAGCGCATGGACTGGAAGCACGATCTATACAAAAAGGTCACGCCGCATCTGGGTGCGAACACCATCTTCGCCTCCAACACCTCGGGCCTGTCGATCACCGCTTTGTCGGCAGGGTTCGACGCCGAATTGCGCCGCCGCTTCTGCGGTGTGCATTTCTTCAACCCGCCGCGCTATATGCATCTGGTGGAACTCATTCCCACCGCAGACACCGACGGCGCCATTCTCGACCGGCTCGAAACCTTCCTCACCACCACGCTGGGCAAGGGCGTGGTGCGCGCCAAGGACACACCGAACTTTGTCGCCAACCGCGTGGGCGTGTTCTCCATTCTGGCGGTGATCAAGGAGGGTGAGAAATTCGGGCTCGGCTTTGACGTCATCGACGATCTCACCGGCAGCAAACTCGGCCGTGCCAAGAGCGCGACCTTCCGCACCTCCGACGTGGTCGGCCTGGACACCATGGCCCACGTCATCAAGACCATGCAGGACACCCTGCCCGCGGATAAAGACCCCTTCGCCGCGCTCTATGCCACCCCGCCCGTGCTGGCTACGCTGGTCGCCAACGGCGCGTTGGGGCAGAAGAGTGGCGCCGGTTTCTACAAAAAAGTCGGGCGCGACATTCTGAAGTTCGACCCCGCCAAGGGCGACTATGTGCCGGGCGGCGGCAAGGCCGACGAGATCGTGGTGCGCATGCTGAAAAAACCCGCGGCCGAGCGTTTCAAGCTGCTGCGCGAATCGAGCAATCCGCAGGCGCAGTTCCTGTGGAGCATTTTCCGCGACGTGTGGCATTACGTGGCCCTGCATCTGGCCGACATTGCCGACAACGCCCGCGATCTCGACTTCGCCATCCGCTGGGGCTTCGGCTGGAACGAAGGCCCGTTCGAAAGCTGGCAGGCCGCAGGCTGGAAGCAGATCGCCGACTGGATCAGCGAAGACATCGCCGCAGGCAAGACGCTGTGCAGCGCACCGCTGCCCGCCTGGGTGAGCCAGGTGGACGGCGTGCACAAACCCGAGGGCTCCTACTCGGCGGCAAAGAACGCCTACATCGGCCGCTCTAAGCTGCCGGTCTATGCCCGCCAGCCGTTCAAGCAGGCCGTGCTGGGCGAGAACGCGCCCGACCCGCGCACTGCGGGCAACACCGTGTTCGAGGATGAGTCGATCCGCCTGTGGACGGCGCCCGGCGCCGACGATGTGCTGGTCGCCAGCTTCAAGACCAAGATGAACACCATCGGGCCCGGGGTCATCTCCGGGCTGCACAAGGCGGTGGAACTGGCCGAAGGCCGCTACAAGGGCGTAGTGGTCTGGCAGCCGACCTCATTGTCGGGCGGGCCGTTCAGTGCCGGGGCCGATCTGCAGTCGATGATGCCCGCCTTCATGGCCGGTGGCCCCAAGGCCATAGAGCCGGAAGAAAAAAAGTTACAGGATCTGATGCTCACCCTGCGCTACGCCCAGGTGCCCGTGGTGGCCGCAGTCAGCGGCATCGCCCTGGGCGGAGGCACCGAGCTGAGCGTGTACTGCGCCAAACGCGTGGTGCATTTCGAGAGCTATATGGGCCTGGTGGAAATGGGCGTGGGCCTGATTCCGGGCGGCGGCGGCCTTACCTATCTGGCGCGACGTGCTGCAGAGCAGGCGCAGGGCGGTGACATTCTGCATTTCCTCAAGACGGGCTTCCAGGCTGCGGCCATGGCCACGGTAGGCAAGTCGGCGCTGGAAAGCCGCAATCTGGGCTATCTGCTGCCCAGCGACGCCATCGTCATGCATGCCCATGAACTGCTGCATGTGGCCGTGGGCCAGGCGCGGGCGATGTTCGACGCGGGCTATCGTCCGCCGATGCCGGGCCAGACTTTCCCGGTGCTCGGACGCAACGGCATCGCCACCATCCGCGCGCAACTGGTCAACCTGCGCGACGGTGGCTTCATCTCCGCCTACGACGACGAAATCGCCACCCGCATCGCCACCGTGCTGTGCGGCGGCGATGTGGAAGAGGGCGCTCCGGCCGACGAGGCCACGCTGATGGCGCTGGAACGCAAGCACTTTTGCGAACTGCTCGGCCAGGGCAAGACCCAGGAACGCATCATGGGCATGTTGCAGACCGGCAAGCCGGTGCGTAACTGA
- a CDS encoding acyl-CoA dehydrogenase C-terminal domain-containing protein has product MPQYTPPLRDMQFVMHEVLDATTLLKELPPYAEVDADLINQVCEEAGKFCSEVLQPLNASGDAEGCHYDAATRTVTTPKGFKAAWDQFVQAGWTSLTADAEFGGQGLPHLVGSAVHEMQNAANQAWTMYPGLTQGVTELLNAHGSAEQKALYMPKLVAGEWTGTMCLTEPHCGTDLGLIRTKAVPQADGSYKLTGQKIFISSGEHDLADNIIHMVLAKLPDAPEGSKGISLFIVPKFVPTADAGVGERNGIFCSGIEHKMGIHANSTCQMTLEDATGWMVGEPNKGLAAMFVMMNGARLGVGMQSLGLTEVAYQNALAYARDRLQMRALTGPKAPDKPADPILVHPDVRRMLLTARAWAEGGRFLAYWISLLLDQSLHHPDAEVRKDADDLVSLLTPIVKAFITDNGLQATNECLQVFGGHGYIREWGMEQFVRDARINLIYEGTNTIQSLDLLGRKVLMDGGARLRKFGKILTDFIEEEGVNEAMQEFVNPLADLADKVQKLTMELGMKAMADKDEVGAAAVPYLRVAGHVVFAYAFARMAQVAQRKIAEGDDSPFYQAKLQTARFYFGRLYPESAAAIRMARSGAKNLMDTEAVFA; this is encoded by the coding sequence ATGCCCCAATACACCCCGCCGTTGCGCGATATGCAGTTCGTCATGCACGAAGTCCTCGACGCCACCACCCTGCTCAAAGAGCTGCCGCCGTATGCCGAGGTCGATGCCGACCTGATCAACCAAGTGTGCGAAGAGGCGGGCAAGTTTTGCAGCGAAGTGCTGCAGCCGCTCAACGCCAGCGGTGATGCCGAGGGCTGCCATTACGACGCCGCCACGCGCACCGTGACCACGCCCAAGGGTTTCAAGGCGGCGTGGGATCAGTTCGTGCAGGCCGGTTGGACTTCGCTGACGGCGGACGCCGAATTCGGTGGCCAGGGCCTGCCGCACCTGGTGGGCAGCGCGGTGCACGAGATGCAGAACGCCGCCAATCAAGCCTGGACCATGTACCCCGGCCTGACGCAGGGCGTGACCGAATTGCTGAACGCGCATGGCAGCGCCGAGCAGAAGGCGCTCTACATGCCCAAGCTGGTTGCGGGCGAATGGACCGGCACCATGTGCCTGACCGAGCCGCATTGCGGCACCGACCTCGGCCTGATTCGCACCAAGGCCGTGCCGCAGGCCGACGGCAGCTACAAGCTCACCGGACAGAAAATTTTCATCTCCAGTGGCGAACACGACCTGGCGGACAACATCATTCACATGGTGCTGGCCAAGCTGCCGGACGCGCCCGAGGGCAGCAAGGGGATTTCGCTGTTCATCGTGCCCAAGTTCGTGCCTACCGCCGATGCGGGCGTGGGCGAGCGCAACGGCATTTTCTGCTCCGGCATCGAGCACAAGATGGGCATTCACGCCAACTCCACCTGCCAGATGACCCTCGAAGACGCCACCGGCTGGATGGTGGGCGAGCCCAACAAGGGTCTGGCGGCCATGTTCGTGATGATGAACGGCGCGCGCCTTGGCGTCGGCATGCAGTCGCTCGGGCTGACTGAGGTGGCCTATCAGAACGCGCTGGCCTACGCTCGCGACCGGCTGCAGATGCGTGCGCTCACCGGGCCGAAGGCGCCCGACAAACCGGCCGATCCCATTTTGGTGCACCCCGACGTGCGCCGCATGTTGCTCACCGCGCGCGCCTGGGCCGAAGGCGGGCGTTTTCTGGCGTACTGGATTTCGCTGCTGCTCGACCAGTCGCTGCACCACCCGGACGCCGAGGTACGCAAGGACGCCGACGACCTGGTCTCGCTGCTCACCCCCATCGTCAAGGCCTTCATCACCGACAACGGTCTGCAGGCCACCAACGAATGCCTGCAGGTGTTCGGCGGGCACGGCTACATCCGCGAATGGGGCATGGAGCAATTCGTGCGCGACGCCCGCATCAACCTGATCTATGAGGGCACCAACACCATTCAGTCGCTCGACCTGCTGGGCCGCAAAGTGTTGATGGACGGCGGGGCGCGGCTGCGCAAGTTCGGCAAGATCCTGACCGATTTCATCGAAGAAGAGGGCGTCAACGAGGCCATGCAAGAGTTCGTCAACCCGCTGGCCGATCTGGCCGACAAGGTGCAGAAGCTCACCATGGAGCTCGGCATGAAGGCCATGGCCGACAAGGACGAAGTCGGCGCGGCCGCCGTGCCGTATTTGCGCGTGGCCGGTCATGTGGTGTTTGCCTACGCCTTCGCCCGCATGGCGCAGGTGGCGCAGCGCAAGATTGCTGAAGGCGACGACTCGCCCTTCTACCAAGCCAAGCTGCAGACGGCGCGCTTTTACTTCGGGCGCCTATATCCCGAATCCGCCGCCGCGATCCGCATGGCACGCAGTGGCGCAAAGAACTTGATGGACACCGAGGCGGTGTTCGCCTGA
- a CDS encoding TetR/AcrR family transcriptional regulator produces the protein MTASHSPISPRRALHRTAGSETAAKAAAKRSVSASLPVEPGSSGSAKGRQTRQAIIDCALQMAGRIGLEGLSIGVLADRMEMSKSGVFAHFGSREELQIAVIRHYHDQFEQEVFYRAIEQPRGMPRLAAMVQRWLQRVSVEMETGCIYISSAVEFDDRPGTVRDALVAMIQTWHDAVRRAIVQAIEMGHLKPDTDPQQLMFQIHGYILALHHDARLLRLPNSLELACRSLDALLRDHATPEGLPLLLPCLAKEHPASDSAPH, from the coding sequence ATGACCGCCAGCCACTCCCCGATCTCTCCGCGCCGAGCGCTGCACCGCACGGCGGGCTCCGAAACGGCGGCAAAAGCGGCGGCAAAACGCAGCGTGAGCGCCAGTCTGCCAGTTGAGCCGGGCAGCAGCGGTTCGGCCAAGGGGCGGCAGACGCGGCAGGCCATCATCGACTGCGCGCTGCAGATGGCCGGGCGCATCGGCCTGGAGGGTTTGTCCATCGGGGTGCTTGCCGACCGCATGGAAATGAGCAAATCAGGGGTATTCGCGCATTTCGGTTCGCGCGAAGAGTTGCAGATCGCGGTTATCCGCCACTATCACGACCAGTTCGAGCAAGAGGTGTTTTACCGCGCCATCGAGCAGCCGCGCGGCATGCCGCGTCTGGCGGCCATGGTGCAGCGCTGGCTGCAGCGGGTGAGCGTGGAAATGGAGACCGGCTGCATCTACATCTCCAGCGCGGTCGAATTCGACGACCGCCCGGGCACGGTGCGCGATGCGCTGGTCGCCATGATCCAGACCTGGCACGACGCGGTGCGCCGCGCCATCGTTCAGGCGATCGAAATGGGACATCTCAAGCCCGACACCGATCCGCAACAGCTCATGTTCCAGATTCACGGCTACATCCTGGCGCTGCATCACGATGCCCGGCTGCTCAGGTTGCCCAATAGCCTGGAACTGGCCTGCCGCAGTCTTGACGCGCTGCTGCGCGACCACGCCACGCCCGAAGGCTTGCCCCTGCTTTTGCCTTGTCTGGCCAAGGAGCACCCCGCAAGCGACTCCGCCCCCCATTGA
- a CDS encoding molybdopterin-containing oxidoreductase family protein, with the protein MPDSSNAVSAQDTLVRAACPHDCPDTCALLVTVRDGVAISVRGDPDHPTTHGALCAKVSRYTERTYHPDRLLQPMKRVGPKGSGQFAPVSWNEALDDIAERLKEIAARDPQAILPYSYGGTLGFVQSESMAARFFHKLGASLLDRTICSTAGEAGLKAVIGGKMGLDVEQFEHSKLILIWGSNSITSNLHFWTYAQRAKRNGAKLVCIDPWRNDTAEKCHDHVQLRPGTDAALAYALMHELIAHDWLDHDYISQHTVGFAALRERALEWPPERAAEVCGVPAEQIRQLARDYGTLTPAAIRMNYGLQRVRGGANAVRTIACLPALVGAWRHDAGGLLMSSSNHFAANGAALERPDLLAGRAPRTLNMVTIGDDLLRPGSAEFGPKVEAVIVYNSNPLAVAPEGNKVRAGFARDDLFTVVLEHFQTDTADYADYLLPATTQLEHLDVHKAYGHRYWMANNPAIAPLGQAKPNTEIFRLLAARMGYTEPCFAESDEQIAAQAIAPDPRNGGITWEQLRASGWAKLPGAAAPFAHGGFPTPSGKCEFWSQREADAGRDPLPEVLLPYESVASAPELATRYPLAMISPPARNFLNSSFVNVDSLRNLEGEPLLLLHPDDAVARGIADGQMVRTFNDRGATLTRARLSSRTRPGQIVALGIWWRKLSADGNNVNALTHQRLTDLGNGPCFYDCLVEVAAA; encoded by the coding sequence ATGCCCGACTCTTCCAACGCAGTCTCCGCCCAAGACACCCTCGTGCGCGCCGCCTGCCCGCACGACTGCCCCGACACCTGCGCCCTGCTCGTCACCGTGCGAGATGGCGTGGCCATCAGCGTGCGCGGCGACCCCGACCATCCCACCACGCACGGCGCGCTGTGCGCCAAGGTCTCGCGCTATACCGAGCGCACCTATCACCCAGACCGCTTGCTGCAGCCGATGAAGCGAGTCGGCCCCAAAGGCAGCGGCCAGTTCGCCCCGGTGAGCTGGAACGAAGCGCTGGACGACATCGCCGAGCGGCTCAAGGAGATTGCCGCCCGTGACCCGCAGGCCATCCTGCCCTATTCCTACGGCGGCACGCTGGGTTTCGTACAGAGCGAAAGCATGGCGGCGCGCTTTTTTCACAAGCTCGGCGCCAGCCTGCTCGACCGCACCATTTGCTCCACCGCGGGCGAGGCCGGACTCAAGGCGGTCATCGGCGGCAAGATGGGGCTGGACGTCGAGCAGTTCGAACACAGCAAGCTCATCCTCATCTGGGGCAGCAACAGCATCACCAGCAATCTGCATTTCTGGACTTACGCGCAGCGCGCCAAGCGCAATGGCGCCAAGCTGGTGTGCATCGACCCCTGGCGCAACGACACCGCCGAGAAGTGCCACGACCATGTGCAACTGCGTCCCGGCACCGACGCCGCGCTGGCCTATGCCCTGATGCACGAACTCATCGCGCACGACTGGCTCGATCACGACTACATCTCGCAGCACACCGTAGGCTTTGCCGCACTGCGTGAACGCGCGCTGGAGTGGCCGCCCGAGCGTGCGGCCGAGGTCTGCGGCGTTCCCGCCGAGCAAATCCGCCAACTGGCGCGCGATTACGGCACGCTCACCCCGGCAGCCATCCGTATGAACTACGGCTTGCAGCGCGTGCGCGGCGGCGCCAATGCGGTGCGCACCATCGCCTGCCTGCCGGCGCTCGTGGGCGCCTGGCGGCACGATGCCGGCGGCCTGCTGATGTCGAGCTCCAATCATTTCGCCGCCAACGGCGCCGCGCTGGAACGTCCCGATCTGCTGGCCGGACGCGCCCCGCGCACCCTCAATATGGTGACCATCGGCGACGATCTGCTGCGGCCGGGCTCAGCCGAATTCGGCCCGAAAGTCGAAGCCGTGATCGTCTACAACAGCAATCCGCTAGCGGTTGCGCCCGAGGGCAACAAGGTGCGCGCCGGGTTCGCCCGCGACGATCTGTTCACCGTGGTGCTGGAGCACTTCCAGACCGATACCGCCGACTACGCCGACTACCTGCTGCCCGCCACCACCCAGCTCGAACATCTCGACGTGCACAAGGCCTACGGCCATCGCTACTGGATGGCGAACAACCCGGCCATTGCGCCACTGGGGCAAGCCAAGCCGAATACCGAAATCTTCCGGTTACTGGCCGCGCGCATGGGCTACACCGAACCGTGCTTTGCCGAAAGCGATGAGCAGATCGCAGCGCAAGCCATCGCCCCCGATCCGCGCAACGGTGGCATCACCTGGGAGCAATTGCGGGCCAGCGGCTGGGCCAAGCTGCCGGGCGCCGCCGCCCCGTTTGCACACGGCGGCTTTCCCACGCCTTCGGGCAAGTGCGAATTCTGGTCACAACGCGAAGCGGATGCCGGGCGCGACCCCTTGCCCGAGGTGCTGCTGCCCTACGAGTCTGTCGCCTCTGCACCGGAGCTCGCCACGCGCTACCCGCTGGCGATGATCTCGCCCCCGGCGCGCAACTTCCTCAACTCCAGCTTTGTCAACGTCGACAGCCTGCGCAATCTCGAAGGCGAACCGCTGCTGCTGCTCCACCCGGATGATGCTGTAGCGCGCGGCATTGCCGACGGCCAGATGGTGCGCACCTTCAACGACCGCGGCGCCACCCTCACCCGCGCCCGCCTGAGCTCGCGCACCCGCCCTGGCCAGATCGTCGCTTTAGGCATCTGGTGGCGCAAGCTCTCTGCCGATGGCAACAACGTCAATGCCCTCACCCACCAGCGCCTGACCGATTTGGGCAATGGGCCGTGCTTCTACGACTGCCTGGTGGAGGTAGCCGCAGCGTGA
- a CDS encoding protein tyrosine phosphatase family protein: MSESAPLRFDAENTFAAFEGLWCSGQLSVADIARLPALGVATVINLALPTSSKALSGEAEQVTSLGMNYVHIPVLWDAPKPVQFEQFAGVMAALGQQPVWLHCAKNMRASAFVYLYRLLIRGETEEQASWPMLQIWTPNPVWQQWISAVRASHRHSYGRGAAH, from the coding sequence GTGAGCGAGTCAGCGCCGCTGCGCTTTGACGCCGAAAACACCTTCGCGGCATTCGAAGGTCTTTGGTGCTCGGGCCAGCTCAGCGTCGCCGACATTGCCCGCCTGCCTGCTCTGGGCGTGGCCACGGTCATCAACCTCGCGCTGCCGACGTCTTCCAAGGCCTTGTCCGGCGAAGCCGAGCAGGTGACGTCCTTGGGAATGAACTATGTGCACATCCCGGTGCTGTGGGACGCGCCGAAACCTGTGCAGTTTGAGCAGTTCGCCGGGGTGATGGCTGCGCTCGGGCAACAACCTGTCTGGCTGCATTGCGCAAAAAATATGCGGGCCTCGGCCTTCGTCTATCTTTACCGCCTGCTCATTCGTGGCGAAACCGAAGAACAAGCGTCGTGGCCGATGTTGCAAATCTGGACACCGAACCCGGTCTGGCAGCAGTGGATCAGCGCAGTGCGCGCGTCACACCGCCACAGCTACGGCCGCGGCGCAGCGCACTGA